The genomic window AAGCTCTTCCCGAATGATCCATTTACTTGTCTTTAAACTACTTGTTGCAGAATTTgatttggagaaggagaaaagcCTGCTTGACGAGCAAGGGCTTAGAATAGctgaaaatcaagaaaacagcCAAAAGAATCGCCGAAAGCTTGCAGAGAGCACACGAGgtacttttttgtttcacctTTTATATTGCTTAACACTTCAACATTTTCTCCTGAGGGACCTCGATAGGTTCCAGCGAAGAGATGTTAACATATTCTTTGGTTTATCTTGGTAACAACAGACTTCAAGAAAGCTTCGCCTGAGAACAAACTTAGTATGTTTAATTCCCTCCTCAAGGGATATCAAGAAGAAGTAGATAATATTACCAAGAGGGCCAAGTTTGGGGAGAATGCTTTCCTAAATATCTATCAGAAACTCTATGAAGCACCTGATCCGTTTCCTGCTCTTGCTTCTATTGCTGTAATTATCCACTTATCTAATGTTAACATAATAGACACCTAAAGTCCTTTAGCCTGAGAACCAACTAATTGCTGTATTCCAGGAGCAAGATCGTAAATTATCTGAAGTGGAATCTGAAAATCGAAAGATGAAAGTTGAACTTGAGGAGTTTAGGACAGAAGCGACTCATCTTAAAAATCAGCAGGCCACAATAAGAAGGCTTGAAGAACGGAACCGCCAGCTTGAGCAACAGGTCAGCTTGCTTTTAACCTCTTCTTCTAATTGATATAGGGATAAAACTAAATGAATGTAAAGCACAGCTTCCTTGATTATTTTTCAGTCTATTCTAGGAGGTCAAATGCAAATTTATACACTGAGCCATAAGCATGATTTATATAGAGATGCTATTTTGTGATCTTGTAACGAATAACTGTCGAAGATTAGCAGTGATATCGAGTTGTTATATTTGGATTCAGatggaagaaaaaatcaaagaagttgTTGAGATCAAGCAACGAAATCTGGCTGAGGAAAACCAGAAAACGATGGAGCTTTTAAAGGataggtaaaaaaaaaattctcttctGCATGCTTTGGGTGTTTAGAAAGTTTTCGAGGAAGCACCAACCTTTCCTTGTTCACTGTTTAACAGGGAGCAAGCTTTGCAAGATCAGTTAAGGCAAGCAAAAGACAGCGTCTCCACTATGCAAAAATTGCATGAGTTAGCACAGAACCAACTTTTTGAACTCCGTGCTCAATCAGGTGGTGCATTGAGCCTTAATATGGTGACTCATATTGTGCTTTCATAATTGGAATGGTCTCCCTTACATATTGTTCCTTCTTGTCTTGTTAATATATGTCACCTTTGTCTAAACCATCAGACGAAGAGACCGCGGGGAAGCAATCTGAAGTTAGTCTATTGATGGATGAAGTGGAGCGTGCTCAGACCCGACTCCTTACTCTTGAGAGGGAAAAGGTCTTTCATATCATGCTCTCTTTGTTTGAATTAAGGGAATGCCCTAAGATAAACCACCGTTTTTAGCtctctaattttgtttattggtttGTAACAGGGACATCTGCGTTCTCAGCTGCAAACAGCTAATGAAGATACTGATAACAAGAAAAGGTGAGGTGACACTTATGCGTCCATATAACAAGGAGTCAAATAACTTTTATCtaagtttttgctttgttttaatttttttgttatgctCTTTCTCTACAGTGATAATATTGATTCGAATAGTATGCTGGAGAACTCGTTAACTGCAAAAGAGAAGATTATTTCGGAGCTTAATATGGAGATTCACAATGTTGAGACAGCTTTAGCTAATGAGCGAGAAAGTCATGTTGCCGAGATAAAGAAATTGAATTCTTTGCTCAATAAAAAGGTGAAATTTGTGCtatgttttgtcttttatgctgagaaattatattttgttctgAAAATTAGTTTCCGGTCCCTTCAATGTCTAATATTAGCTTACCGTCATTTGGTATTAAACCAGGATACTATCAttgaagagatgaagaaagagctTCAAGAAAGACCATCAGCAAAATTAGTTGATGATTTGCgcaaaaaagtgaaaattcTGCAGGTATTCATCATTTCAAGTGTTTTTTGGTGCTCACTTAGTTTAACTTCTTATTAACTTCTTGCCACAGATCCATACCTTGTTCTTTCTGGTAACGGTACGATCGTATGTAGTAATATCATTGTTGCATATTAGGCTGTAGGTTACAATTCAATTGAGGCTGAAGACTGGGATGCTGCTACCACTGGTGAAGAGATGAGCAAAATGGAGTCgcttcttcttgataaaaacagaaaaatggaACATGAGGTCACTCAGTTAAAGGTACATGACCTCTACGGAATGAACCACCACCATCTGTAATTCTGTCTTTTCGTTACTCTTTCCCTTTTCAGTGAACATACACAAGTAAAGTCACTGGTCGATTCACACCACTTCTTTTCCCAGGTTCAACTTTCTGAGAAAGCTTCCTTGCTTGAGAAGGCTGAAGCCAAGGGAGAAGAACTGACAGCTAAGGTTAATGAACAACAAAGACTGATACAAAAGTTGGAGGATGATATTTTGAAGGTACGTAAGAGTGTGTAGTTACCATTTTAAGTTAAAAGGTATCTGTGCTACTGCTACTAAGGAGGAGAAACTCGATCAAAGTCTTTGATTATACTGAAACCTTATTTACTTGTTACACAGGGTTACGGTTCAAAAGAGCGAAAAGGTGCTCTATTTGATGAATGGGAGTTCTCAGAAGCAGGTGTGGCTGAGCAGTCTGAGGTACTTCTCTCTGGCCCTGTGCATA from Arabidopsis thaliana chromosome 3, partial sequence includes these protein-coding regions:
- the CASP gene encoding CCAAT-displacement protein alternatively spliced product (CCAAT-displacement protein alternatively spliced product (CASP); INVOLVED IN: intra-Golgi vesicle-mediated transport; LOCATED IN: integral to membrane, Golgi apparatus; EXPRESSED IN: 24 plant structures; EXPRESSED DURING: 13 growth stages; CONTAINS InterPro DOMAIN/s: CASP, C-terminal (InterPro:IPR012955); Has 108439 Blast hits to 62245 proteins in 2877 species: Archae - 1242; Bacteria - 16953; Metazoa - 49041; Fungi - 8922; Plants - 5181; Viruses - 394; Other Eukaryotes - 26706 (source: NCBI BLink).) translates to MEVSQDGSERDKTPPPSSSSSSSSPIPVVTNFWKEFDLEKEKSLLDEQGLRIAENQENSQKNRRKLAESTRDFKKASPENKLSMFNSLLKGYQEEVDNITKRAKFGENAFLNIYQKLYEAPDPFPALASIAEQDRKLSEVESENRKMKVELEEFRTEATHLKNQQATIRRLEERNRQLEQQMEEKIKEVVEIKQRNLAEENQKTMELLKDREQALQDQLRQAKDSVSTMQKLHELAQNQLFELRAQSDEETAGKQSEVSLLMDEVERAQTRLLTLEREKGHLRSQLQTANEDTDNKKSDNIDSNSMLENSLTAKEKIISELNMEIHNVETALANERESHVAEIKKLNSLLNKKDTIIEEMKKELQERPSAKLVDDLRKKVKILQAVGYNSIEAEDWDAATTGEEMSKMESLLLDKNRKMEHEVTQLKVQLSEKASLLEKAEAKGEELTAKVNEQQRLIQKLEDDILKGYGSKERKGALFDEWEFSEAGVAEQSEPMDQKHVPSEQDQSSMLKVICSQRDRFRARLRETEEEIRRLKEKIGFLTDELEKTKADNVKLYGKIRYVQDYNHDKVVSRGSKKYVEDLESGFSSDVESKYKKIYEDDINPFAAFSKKEREQRIKDLGIRDRITLSSGRFLLGNKYARTFAFFYTIGLHVLVFTCLYRMSAYSYLSHGAEETLMTEATTNLPHGL